In one window of Miscanthus floridulus cultivar M001 chromosome 12, ASM1932011v1, whole genome shotgun sequence DNA:
- the LOC136495535 gene encoding uncharacterized protein, giving the protein MAGGDVKEGTSSPRTVMVERGFGGVEIPKLTKMNYCEWALEVQCNLEGMELWDAMEGSNTERSKDRWALAVILRGVPPKMKSGLVVKKMVKEAWEAIKSLRVGDTRVQEAKAQHLLKQFENVTFKDSEAIDDFAVRIGSIAAELHELGEDMEDERVVKKMLRVVPSRFNQIACSIEMFADFKKMSLEELVGRLCVAVERCSSVELGGERTGQLLLTEEQWEARRRQ; this is encoded by the coding sequence ATGGCCGGTGGTGATGTGAAGGAAGGCACCAGCTCGCCGCGTACGGTCATGGTGGAGCGCGGTTTTGGTGGCGTCGAGATCCCGAAGCTGACGAAGATGAACTACTGCGAGTGGGCACTTGAAGTGCAGTGCAACCTGGAGGGCATGGAGCTTTGGGATGCCATGGAGGGCAGCAACACCGAGCGTAGCAAGGATCGATGGGCACTGGCTGTCATTCTCCGTGGTGTGCCGCCGAAGATGAAGTCTGGGCTCGTCGTGAAGAAGATGGTCAAGGAGGCTTGGGAGGCAATCAAGTCGCTACGTGTGGGAGACACGCGTGTGCAGGAAGCCAAGGCGCAGCACCTCCTCAAGCAGTTCGAGAATGTGACATTCAAGGACAGCGAGGCGATCGACGACTTTGCCGTGAGGATTGGCTCCATTGCCGCGGAGCTGCACGAGTTGGGCGAGGACATGGAGGACGAGCGCGTCGTCAAGAAGATGCTGCGGGTTGTGCCATCGAGGTTCAACCAAATTGCATGCTCCATCGAGATGTTCGCCGACTTCAAGAAGATGTCGCTGGAGGAACTCGTCGGTAGGCTGTGCGTGGCGGTGGAGCGTTGCAGCAGCGTCGAGCTTGGAGGCGAGCGCACCGGGCAGCTACTTCTCACGGAGGAGCAGTGGGAGGCACGTCGTCGTCAGTGA